Genomic segment of Sodaliphilus pleomorphus:
CAGCGGGTGGCCGCTGTACATCACGAGGGTTTGCTCGTCGGTCATCTCGCTCAGGTATTTCATCACCAGGCGATACTGAGCCCAGTTTTGAAACACAGCGCCGTTGCCGCCGTAGGTGATGAGCTCGTGTGGATGCTGCGCCACAGCCGGGTCGAGATTGTTCTGTATCATCATCATGATGGCAGCTGCCTGGCGTGAGCGGTGGGGATACTCGTCGATGGGACGGGCATACATCTTGTAGCGGGGTCTGAAGCGGTACATGTAGATGCGCCCATAGGTCTTCAACTCATGGGCAAACTCGGGGAGCAGCGTTGCGTGCATCTCGCGAGGGAAGTAGCGCAGAGCGTTGCGCAGGGCCAGTTTCTTTTCCTCGGCAGTGAGTATGTCCTTGCGCTTGGGCGCATGATTGATGTCGGGGTCGTAGGGCTGCGGCTCGGGCAGCACCTTGGGGATGCCGGCGCGCACGTCGGCCTGAAATTCTTGTAAGGTCATGTTGTCGATATTTTGAAGTTTGGGTTTTAAAGTTTGCTGTTCACAAGGCTCAAGATTTCTTGCTCGGCATCATTGGCCTGGGCGATAAGAGCTTCGGCCTGGGCGATGAGGTCCTGGGCCACTGCGCGGTCGTTGAGCGAGGCTGCGTTGATTTTAACGTTGAGACCGGCACCTATCACAGCCGCACGTGCAGCCAGGGCACCCACGCCGGCATCGCTCAAGCTGCTCTGCATGCCAGTCTCGACCATGGCCTTGCACACCTCGAAGACGCGCATGGCCTCTTGCATGGTGTGCAGGGGCACCTGTGCGGCATAGAGCGTGGCAGCCTGTATGGCCTGCGTGCGAGCCTGCTTGTCGGCCTCGGTGGCCTTGGGCAAGCCAAAGGCATCCATGAGCTTGTTGAACGAGAGCGTATCCTCGTCGACCAGGTGCAGCAGGTTGGCGGCAATAGCCTGTCCCTTGTCGGCCCAGTCGCTGAACTCCTTCCAGCGGTCGTCCCAGCCGCGCTTGTGGCTCGACAGGTTGGCCACCATGGCACCCAGGGCGGCACCCAGGGCCCCCATGTAGGCAGCTATCGACCCGCCGCCCGGGGCTGGCGACTCGCGCGAGGTTTCGAGAGCAAAGTCCTTGACCGTGAGGTCGACGAGCTTGGGGCTCTTGTCCTCGTCCTCAATCATGTACTCTATCACTTTCTCACGAGGGTTGAAAGGCTTGAGGTCGTCGAGCCCCATCGACTTGATGGCGATAAACACGAGGTCTTCCTCGGGAATGCCGGTGGAGCGGTGCTGCTTCTCAAGGAAGTAGCGCCCGGCATCTACGAGCGCGCGCTTGGGAATGAGGCCCACAATCTCGGTACCCGTCACACGCACGCCGCGGTTCTGGGCACAGCGGCACACCTCGTCGAAGGCCACATGCAAGGGAGTTGTGTCGATGTCGGTGATGTTCATCGACACCTGGGCTATCTTGTACTCATCGATGTACCAGCCTATAGCCTTGGTGGCTTTCAAGGTGCCAGGCTGCATGACGGTGTGGCCCTGGTCATCTTTCACAACCTTGCCTGTGAGCGAGTTGCCCTCGCGCACGGGGCGACCTTTCTCGCGCACGTCGAATGCAATGGCATTGGCCCTGCGGGTAGAGGTGGTGTTGAGGTTGAAATTGGTGGCAATCAAGAAATTGCGAGCACCCACCGCAGTGCATCCCGTGCGTTCCATGTGCTCATCGACGGCTCGGGTGCCAAAGTCGGGCTGGCGGCCCGGGGTGGTGAGCTTCTCGTGCAAAGCCTCATACTCGCCCCTGCGGCACACGGCCAGGTTGCGGCGTTCGGGGGTGAAGGCAGCAGCCTCGTAGCAGTAGCACGGTATGAGCAACTCGCTGGCAATGCGCTTGGCCAGGTCACGGGCCAGTTGTGCACACTCGTCGAGCGTGATGCCAGCCACGGGAATGAGTGGCAACACGTCGGTAGCACCCATACGGGGGTGGGCGCCGTGATGCTGGCGCATGTCAATCAGCTCGCCAGCCTTCTTCACTGCCAGGTAGGCTGCCTCGACAACGGCTTGCGGAGGGCCCACAAAGGTGACCACAGTGCGGTTGGTAGCCTCACCGGGGTCTACATCGAGCAGTTTCACGCCCTCGACCTGGGTGATGACGCCAGTGATTTGATTGATAACGTCCATGTTACGCCCCTCGCTGAAGTTGGGCACGCATTCCACGAGTTGTTGCATCTTGTTCATAGTAATGAAAACGTATTAAAAGGTTTATCAAAAATAGTTGTCTGTGTTTAGATGACAAATGTAGCAAAAATTTGTCAAGAACGACGCACATTTCTCCCCAAAAATCGCTTTGGCGATGTGCGGCAATCCACACGGGGGCGGCTTTTTGGCAAAATATAGGATTTTTGCTACCTTTGCGGCACGAAACAACAAGATTGCAACAATTTCATTCAAGCCAGAAAACAAAAATACAGAGAGATGAAAATCAAGTCGGCCGAATTTGTCATCAGCAACACCGATTTCCGCAAGTGCCCCGCGGGCAACCGCCCAGAGTATGCCTTCATCGGGCGTTCCAATGTGGGTAAATCGTCGCTCATCAACATGCTCACAGGTCGCAACGGCCTGGCCAAGACCTCGTCGACCCCCGGAAAGACACTGCTCATCAATCACTTCATGGTCAACAACGAGTGGTATATCGTCGACCTGCCGGGCTACGGCTATGCCCGTCGCGGCAAGGAGCAGCGCGAGCAATTGCGGCACATCATACAGACCTACATACTGGGGCGGCAGCAGATGACCAACCTCTTTGTACTGGTCGACAGCCGCCACGAGCCCCAAGCAGTCGACATGGAGTTTATGAACTGGTGCGGCGAGCACAACGTGCCCTTCAGCATCGTGTTCACCAAGATGGACAAGCTGGGCCGCGATGCCGGCCAACGCAACATCGAGGCCTACAAGCAGCAACTGGGTGAAACCTGGGAGGAACTGCCGCCCATCTTCATCACCTCGAGCCAAGACGGGCGCGGGCGCGACGAACTGCTCGACTACATCGACAGCATCAACAAGCAACTGAAGTGAAATTTTGAGCCACACCCGCGATTTACTGCGTCAATATCTCCTGCAAGATTTTGAAAATACGGGCAAATAGTGGTATCTTTGTATGATGCTTTCACTGGCACAGCTGCCAGCGGGAGCACACTACACTCACGCATAGACAAGAATTCTTTAAAACTCGCATATCGATATGTTTATCATTGGCATTGCCGGTGGAACCGGCTCGGGCAAAACCACAGTGGTGCGCAAAATCATGAAACGCCTCCCCAAGGGCGAGGTGGGCATCATCTCGCAAGACTCATACTATAAAGACTCAAGCCACGTGCCTGCCGAGGAGCGGCAGAACATCAACTTCGACGAGCCGGCAGCCTTCGACTGGACACTGCTGCTCGAGCACCTGAAACAACTCA
This window contains:
- the ftcD gene encoding glutamate formimidoyltransferase encodes the protein MNKMQQLVECVPNFSEGRNMDVINQITGVITQVEGVKLLDVDPGEATNRTVVTFVGPPQAVVEAAYLAVKKAGELIDMRQHHGAHPRMGATDVLPLIPVAGITLDECAQLARDLAKRIASELLIPCYCYEAAAFTPERRNLAVCRRGEYEALHEKLTTPGRQPDFGTRAVDEHMERTGCTAVGARNFLIATNFNLNTTSTRRANAIAFDVREKGRPVREGNSLTGKVVKDDQGHTVMQPGTLKATKAIGWYIDEYKIAQVSMNITDIDTTPLHVAFDEVCRCAQNRGVRVTGTEIVGLIPKRALVDAGRYFLEKQHRSTGIPEEDLVFIAIKSMGLDDLKPFNPREKVIEYMIEDEDKSPKLVDLTVKDFALETSRESPAPGGGSIAAYMGALGAALGAMVANLSSHKRGWDDRWKEFSDWADKGQAIAANLLHLVDEDTLSFNKLMDAFGLPKATEADKQARTQAIQAATLYAAQVPLHTMQEAMRVFEVCKAMVETGMQSSLSDAGVGALAARAAVIGAGLNVKINAASLNDRAVAQDLIAQAEALIAQANDAEQEILSLVNSKL
- the yihA gene encoding ribosome biogenesis GTP-binding protein YihA/YsxC yields the protein MKIKSAEFVISNTDFRKCPAGNRPEYAFIGRSNVGKSSLINMLTGRNGLAKTSSTPGKTLLINHFMVNNEWYIVDLPGYGYARRGKEQREQLRHIIQTYILGRQQMTNLFVLVDSRHEPQAVDMEFMNWCGEHNVPFSIVFTKMDKLGRDAGQRNIEAYKQQLGETWEELPPIFITSSQDGRGRDELLDYIDSINKQLK